ATCCAATCATTCTTCTTGACGCCATTGAAGCACACACAGAGAATTCTCTACCAGATCCCCTCGAAGGAGTTCGCCGACCATGAAAATCGCCGTCCTGATCGCACGCATTCTGCTTGGACTAGTCTTTCTCGTATTTGGTCTCAACGCCTTCTTCCACTTCATCCCCATGCAGCCCATCCCTGGCGACGCCGGCGTCATGGCCACTCTCATGTACACTCACGGCTGGCTCACCTTCCACGGTGTCCTCTACACCGTCGCCGGCATCCTTTTGATCGTAGGCCGCTACGTCCCCGTAGCCCTGGTGATCCTCGGCCCAATCCTTGTCAATATCCTCGTCTTCCACCTGACCCTGACCGGAGGCGCAGGAATCGGACCCGGCCTCGTCTGCACTGTCCTGGAGATCTTCCTCATCTGGGCCTACTGGCCAGCCTTCGAAGGAATCTTCACCCCCAACGGCCTCCGAGCCTAGCTGCTGTCCGCTTTCGTCTTCCGAACCGATGTAGCGAAGGCTCTCAGCTCTTCCTCGCGGCGGCTTCGAGTGCGGTCAGATCCATCTTGATCATCCCCATCATGGCTTGCATCGCTTTGGGGTGATTGACCAACTCGCCGATATGGCGTGGCACAATCTGCCAACAGAGGCCGTAGCGGTCTGTCAGCCAGCCGCAGGCCATCGGTTTGCCGCCTTCGATCAACTTGCCCCAATAGCTGTCGATCTCCTCCTGGGAGTCGCAGCGGACAAAGAACGAGAAGGCGGGGCTGAGCTGATGCGCGGGGCCGCCATTGAGAAAGACCATCTCCTGCCCTTCAAGCTCGATCGTGATCGTGGCAATCTTGCCCACGGGCCACGGACCAACGCCCTTGGAACGCAGCTCGTCGAGCCGGCGCGCATGCGGAAAGACGCTCAGGTAAAACTCTGCAGCTTCTTCCGCGTTGTCATCGAACCACAGGAATGGCGCAACTTTGTTCATGGTTGGCATGGTAGCAATGGGAACTCCGTGACGACAAGCCGACCTATCTTTACTGTCCGCTTACGAACATCTTTTCTCGATTCTGGACGAAACAGTGTGCCGCCGAGAGAGATACCCGTCGCAACAAACTGAAATCGAGGCACTTGCTGCGAAGCCGTTTGGTTGAAGGAATGCTGTACCGCTTTGACAGTTTTTTGTCGCGCCGGGAGGCCTCTGATGCAGACACTGCTCCAGGATCTACGATTCAGCGTTCGCACCCTGCGTAAGTCGCCCGGCTTCGCGCTTACCGCCATTCTTACTTTGGCGTTGGGAATCGGCTCAGTCACCTCGGTCTTCAGCGTCGTAGACTCCGTCCTGCTGAAGCCGTTCGCCTTCCCGCAGCCGAACCGCCTGGTCGTGCTGCGTGAGACAACACGCGAGATGAACGGCGCTCCCAGTCCCGACAACTACAAACACTATCTCAACTGGAAGGCCAACTCGAAGACTCTCGCTGATGCGGCGATCTTTCGCAACGATACCTTCAGTGTCTCTTCGGGTACGGATCATCCGGAGATCTTGGGAGGGTTGGATATCTCTCCGGAGTTCTTCTCAGTGCTTGGCGTGGAGCCTATGCTGGGACGAAGCTTCCTGCCGTCCGAAACGGTCAAAGGTCACGATAGTGTTGTCATACTGGCCTGGAGCGCCTGGCAGAGATACTTTGCCGGTGACCCTGGCGTGATCGGTCGCACCTTGACTATAGGTGGAATCCCCCAAACGGTGGTTGGCGTTCTACCGCAAGCCTTCAGCTTTCCCCACATGAACGAGATGGCTACCGCCGTCTCCCAGCGCGAGGTCCACGCCTACGAGATCTTTCAACCGCTCGTCCCATATCCCAGCTTTATGAACGATACTGGCGGCTACGATTTCCTCGTAGTTGGCCGTATGAAAGCAGGCATCTCCCCGGCGCAGGTGGAGAGCGAACTGGGCGGCCTGCAACAGGCCTTCGTGAAGAATGCTCATATTGCTCTGCATCCGTGGATCGTTGTGGAATCGCTGAAGCAGGAGGTGGCCGGCGGCGTGAGCACGGCGTTGTGGCTGCTGCTGGCCGCTGTCGGTGCGGTATTGCTGATCGCCTGCGTGAATCTGGCAAACCTGCAAATGGCCCGCGCCGTCGCGCGCGAACGCGAGGTGGCCGTGCGGGCAGCGCTTGGTGCAAGCCGGAGACGGCTGATGCGCTCCACGTTGATGGACAGCGTCGTTCTGGCCGTGGCCGGAGGAGCGCTGGGGCTCCTGCTGTCGTTTACCGGGGTGCGACTCTTTATCGCGGCAGCTCCCTCCAGCTTGCCCCGGCTGAACGAGACACACGTGAGTTGGCCGATTCTACTTGCCGCAGCAGGACTGTCGATTTTGACGGCTTTACTGTTTGGTGTGCTTCCCGCAATGCGGTCGATGCGGGTCGATCCGCAGTCGGCGATGCAGGCCAGCTCCAATCGCGTCGCTAACTCTCGTCAGGGACAGCGAACGCGCAATCTCCTTGTTGCCGGGGAAGTGGCCTCCACGGTAGTGTTGCTGATCGTTACTGGGCTCATAATGCGTAGTTTTTCACGGCTGCTGATGAAGCAGCGCGAGTTCGACTCCAGTCATGTCACGTTAGCGCAGGTGGATCTCGATGCGCCACAGTACGGCGACACGATGAATGGCTCGGATAAGGTACGGGCGCAATTTATGGATCGCGCACTCGAGAGCCTGGGCCAGATGCCTGGTGTGCAATCGGTAGCTATGACGAGCGAGATGCCGCTCGCAGGCGAGACGTGGATAGACGGCATCTACCGGCCGGATCATCCAGTGCCGCAAAATCAGGAGCCCACCGCAAATATGCGTTGGGTCAGCCCGAGTTACCTCGATACGCTCAGGATTCCCCTGATCGAGGGGCGGAATCTTCAGGCGTCGGATCGGGACCATCCGACGAACGCACTGATCTCTCAGCAGACGGCCCGCGCCATATGGCCCGGCGAAGACCCTCTCGGAAAGACCTTCACGACCGGAGACACCGATACATTCACCGTCGTCGGCGTGGTCGCCGATGCGCGTATCAACGACCTTAAGAAGACAGCCAGCATGATCTACCTGCCGTACTGGCAGAACCCCTGGTGGCGGGCGTATTTTCTCGTCCGCAGTTCGCAGCCTGCGTCCGCGCTCACCGATTCCATTCGCCGTGAGGTATGGAAGATCGATCCGCAGGTAGCGATTCCGGTGCTCAAATCACTCGACGATCAGGTGAATGATTCGGTGGCAACCGAACGTTTCCAGACGATGCTTCTAGGGAGCTTCGGCTTGGCGGCGCTTCTGCTTGCTCTGCTCGGGGTCTATGGCGTACTGGCTTATTCGGTCTCGTTGCGCGAGCAGGAGTTCGGGATTCGTATGGCGCTCGGCTCCGGCAAAGCGGCGTTGATGCGGCACGTCGTACAACAGGCGGCTGTCTCAGTGGTCGGGGGTGTGGTTACGGGACTGGTGCTTGCCTCGGTGGCAACACGTTGGGTCGCAAGTCTACTCTACGAAACCAGGGCTGCCGATCCGGTAGCCGTCTCGGCTAGTGTCGCAATATTACTCGTTGCGTCGCTTCTGGCAACACTGCTGCCCGCCCATCGCGCAGCCTCGGTGGACCCCATAAAAGCCCTCAAAATGGAATAGACGGGTCCGTAATTTTTACGCTTGGAATAAAGGCCGCCAGAAGCAATCAAACCGCTCACCGGCCTTTAGTAGCCTTCGCAGCCAGCACCTTCCTGCGCTCCGCAATCAACCGCTTCTGCTGAGTCGCAGGCATCTCAAGCACCGCGCGAACCTTTGGCGGCAGCTTCGCCAGCGTCAGCCCATGCGCCGCACTCAGCTCCCGCTCCCACTCCGCCTTGCGAAATACACTCCATCCCGCCACCGCGACCCAGAAGATGCGAGCCACGTACGGCGCGGGAAAGATCCCATCCACCTCTAGCAGCTCTGGGTAACGCTCCGGCCCGGCGAGGTACGAGATCACGCGAGCCCTCTCACTCCGCTCCTGTCCCTCGCTCTGGTCCAGCGGCAGCATCACAAACATCTTGCCGCCAATCGCCTTATCCCCCGCCCAGAACAAAAGCCCGCCCCACTGCGCCGTCTCCACCACATGCGGCAGACTCAGCAGATACGCGCGAACCCGTTCCACGTCCATCCCGGCAGTATAGTCCGTGCGTTAGGCAGCCTTGCGATGCGGATTCGGCTTGCCTTGCTTCTCCAGCTTGCTCGCGGCGGCAGCCTTCTGCGTCGCGCGTTTTGTAGCCTTACTGTGTTTACCAGGCTCCGGCTCACAGCTTCCCTTCGTGCCAGGCGTTTTCCCCGGGGTAGGTTCAAAGCCTGGCCAGCACGGATTGCTCTTCTTGGAACTTGAGGTCTTCTTGCTTGATGTCTTTGACCTAGAGGTTTTCACTGATTTCT
The nucleotide sequence above comes from Tunturibacter empetritectus. Encoded proteins:
- a CDS encoding DoxX family membrane protein, translating into MKIAVLIARILLGLVFLVFGLNAFFHFIPMQPIPGDAGVMATLMYTHGWLTFHGVLYTVAGILLIVGRYVPVALVILGPILVNILVFHLTLTGGAGIGPGLVCTVLEIFLIWAYWPAFEGIFTPNGLRA
- a CDS encoding MmcQ/YjbR family DNA-binding protein — encoded protein: MDVERVRAYLLSLPHVVETAQWGGLLFWAGDKAIGGKMFVMLPLDQSEGQERSERARVISYLAGPERYPELLEVDGIFPAPYVARIFWVAVAGWSVFRKAEWERELSAAHGLTLAKLPPKVRAVLEMPATQQKRLIAERRKVLAAKATKGR
- a CDS encoding ABC transporter permease, whose product is MQTLLQDLRFSVRTLRKSPGFALTAILTLALGIGSVTSVFSVVDSVLLKPFAFPQPNRLVVLRETTREMNGAPSPDNYKHYLNWKANSKTLADAAIFRNDTFSVSSGTDHPEILGGLDISPEFFSVLGVEPMLGRSFLPSETVKGHDSVVILAWSAWQRYFAGDPGVIGRTLTIGGIPQTVVGVLPQAFSFPHMNEMATAVSQREVHAYEIFQPLVPYPSFMNDTGGYDFLVVGRMKAGISPAQVESELGGLQQAFVKNAHIALHPWIVVESLKQEVAGGVSTALWLLLAAVGAVLLIACVNLANLQMARAVAREREVAVRAALGASRRRLMRSTLMDSVVLAVAGGALGLLLSFTGVRLFIAAAPSSLPRLNETHVSWPILLAAAGLSILTALLFGVLPAMRSMRVDPQSAMQASSNRVANSRQGQRTRNLLVAGEVASTVVLLIVTGLIMRSFSRLLMKQREFDSSHVTLAQVDLDAPQYGDTMNGSDKVRAQFMDRALESLGQMPGVQSVAMTSEMPLAGETWIDGIYRPDHPVPQNQEPTANMRWVSPSYLDTLRIPLIEGRNLQASDRDHPTNALISQQTARAIWPGEDPLGKTFTTGDTDTFTVVGVVADARINDLKKTASMIYLPYWQNPWWRAYFLVRSSQPASALTDSIRREVWKIDPQVAIPVLKSLDDQVNDSVATERFQTMLLGSFGLAALLLALLGVYGVLAYSVSLREQEFGIRMALGSGKAALMRHVVQQAAVSVVGGVVTGLVLASVATRWVASLLYETRAADPVAVSASVAILLVASLLATLLPAHRAASVDPIKALKME
- a CDS encoding VOC family protein; translated protein: MPTMNKVAPFLWFDDNAEEAAEFYLSVFPHARRLDELRSKGVGPWPVGKIATITIELEGQEMVFLNGGPAHQLSPAFSFFVRCDSQEEIDSYWGKLIEGGKPMACGWLTDRYGLCWQIVPRHIGELVNHPKAMQAMMGMIKMDLTALEAAARKS